The genomic interval ACATTCGCGTCGCGCGGAGCGAGGCCCTCGCCGCGTGACGGGCAAAGCCAATTGCGTCGGGCCGGTTTCTAGCTAAAGTTGCGCTCACGCCCGGAATCCCATCCGGACCTCCTGGGGAGCCCCTTTTGAGTGAACAGGTCATCGATCTCCCGCTTCCGGTTCAAAGCCAATGGACCGTGGTTCGCGGCTGCTTCTGGCGAGTGCTTGCAGCCCTGGCAAGCGGCGTCCCGGTCACCTTCGTCATCGCCTTCGTCGTGAGCTTCGTCGGAGCGGCAACCCGTTCTGCCTCCTTGCTCCGCGCGACCAAGGAGTTCTGGTACCTGGAATCGCTCACAATTCTGTCGATCTTCATGGTGAGCGCAACATATCTGTACTTCGCCCGCGACGGGTTGAAGGAGAGGCTCCGACAATTTCCTCCCGAACTGATCAACGGACTCCGCCGCCCGGTATCGCTCCTGATCCTGGTTTGCGTGCCGCTGGGCCTGCTCGGCACGGTTCAATGGGCCATGACGACAACCCAGCTGACGAAGAATTTCCTGCACGATATGCCGCCGATCTTTTGGCTGACCATTGCGGTCCTTCTCGTCATCGTAGCCCCCGTGGCGGAGGAGATATTTTACCGCGGATACGTATGGGACCGTCTGTCCAGTATCATGCCACCCTGGAAGGCAGCCACGATCTCCGCTGCTCTCTTCCTCGGCTCGCATCTCCCCAACGGCATTCTCACGCCCCTGCTCGTGCTGCCACTGACGATCGTTCTGACCGTCCTGCGACTACGGGGCGTTGGAGTGGGCGTGTGCGTACTCGCACATGGCGTCTACAACGGGACGATCATTCTCGGTAACGTCGTCCAGACCTACGTTGCACCGCTCCCCATCCCTTCATGAGGATCATGGAATCCACGACTGACACTCACCGCAGCTTGTTAAGCAGCGCCATCAGCGTCTCGCACTCCCTGGGCTCAAGTGGCGCGAGCGTTTCGCGGGTGATCGCGAGCGCGCTGGGCGCGACCTTTTCGGCGAGTTGCTGACCGGCGCGGGTCCCGAGCAATCCGGGACGTTCCTTGACTTCGGCCGGCCCGTGCCGGAGGTATCTTCACCGATCTCTGCTTCAATTTCCGGTCACTGCGTGTTCGACAAATTTGCAGACTGGTTGCGTCGGACGGTCCTGTTCTCGGCCGCTATCGACATTGCGCGCCAGACCTTGCCGACGCCGGTGCTGATCTGGCTGCGCACGCAGATGGTGCGCAATCTGCACGGCACGCCGGGCGACGTGTTCGGCGAAATCTATCGGCGCAACATCTGGGGTTACAAGGAAACCGCGTCCGGCGGCGGATCCACCCTGCACAACACCCAAAGGGTGCGAGAAGGCCTGCCCGGCCTGGTCGGTGACCTCGAGATCCACACTCTGCTCGACCTGCCCTGCGGCGATTTTCACTGGATGTCGAAGATCGAACTTCCGGTGTCGCACTACATCGGCGGTGACATCGTCCCGGAGTTGGTCGAGCGCACGGCAAACCAGTACGGCCGGCCCGACCGCACGTTCCGCAGGATCGACCTCTGCAACGATCCGCTTCCGGAAGCCGACCTGCTGCTCTGCCGCGACTGCTTCATCCATCTGTCCGAGGACATGATATTTCTCGCGATCGACAACATCCTCCGCTCCAACATCAGATATCTTCTGACCACGACCTATCCGGATGGCCGAAACCGCGCGATTCGCACCGGCGACTTCTTCACCATCGATCTGTGCGCGCCGCCCTATAACTTCCCGCCGCCGATCAAGGTGCTCGACGACTGGGTGCCGCCGTTCGACCGGCGGCAGCTCGCGCTGTGGGAAGTCGAAAGCCTGCGGAAGATTTTGCGCAAGGGCGCGTCGGGGCGAGAACCGGCCGTGTAACCAGCGTCACGAGACCTTCGCATCCAGCCGGCACTGCGCGTTCCCGACGCGCACAAGCGCCGCCATGAACGGATAGGTGCGGCGCCAGGGCTCGAACTTGTCTCCGCTTTGGCCCTTCAACGTCATGCGAAGGCCCTGCTGACCCTGATGAAGATCGGCCGACACGGAATAGGGTTGCGTTTCCGCCGCCAGTTCAAGGCGGCCAACCAAACGGCCGCCACGCGACGGACGCTCCTCAATGCGCAGGGCGGCACGGCCACAGGTGTTTTCGCCGGTCACTTCCACACCGCACCATCCGCCGGCACACTTCGATATGTCGAGCACCAGATTCCTGCTGTCGTCCTTCCAGCGCCCCTCGAAATCGGCTACGGAAGCGCCAGCACCGGCGGCGGGCGCCATATGGCTGACGATCGCGGCTGCGATCAAAACCTTGATCGGCACGAGGAGCGCTGATTTGGAGCGAGCCGAACCGCAAGCAATTGCGCAATTGTCCGGATTGCGGCCGCGCGCGGTCGGCCTTGCCAAGGTGGTCGCCTTCATCATCGTATCCTCTGTGATCCTTCCGGCGGGAATGATGGCGATCGCCCTCGGGTCCGGATCGATGCCGCTGCCTCATCCCTTGTATCTGGTCCTTCAGCGACTTCCCATCGTGTTTCCCCTGCACATGATCGCGTCGGGACTGGCCCTCATCCTCATTCCCTGTGCGCTGCTCCTGCGCCATCGCCCGCCTCTGCACCGTCTGATCGGCCGTTTCGCCTCCTGTTGCATCCTGGTCGGCGCGCTAAGCGCTCTTCCGGTCGCCCTGTGCAGCGAAGCCAGTGCCATGGCGCGGGCAGGCCTGTTCGTCCAAGGCATCACCTGGCTAGCATTCGCTGTGGCCGCGGTTCATGCCATCCGGTCCGGCGACGTCGCAAGCCATGCGCGGCGGATGCTTGCCGTGGCCGCGATCGCCTCGGCCGCCATCTGGTTGCGGCTGGTGACATCAGCGGCAACTGTCCTCATGTTGCCGTTCGACGAGGTCTACGCCGTCGCGGCCTGGATGTGCTGGATCGTGCCGCTGGCCATCGTGCAGGGGTGGGCGAAGCGGCCCACTGCCGCCTACAGGACCGAGTTCACCGCAGCTTGTTCAGCAGCGCCATCAGCGTCTCGCGCTCCCTAGGCTCGAGCGGCGCGAGCGTCTCGCGCGTGATCGCGAGTGCGCTGGGCGCGACCTTCTCGGCGAGCTGCTGACCGGCGCGGGTCAGGCTGACCTGCAAGCGCCGTCCGTCCTCGGGATCGGGGCTCGTCTCGGTCAACCCGCGCGCCGTCAGGCGGTCGATCACGCCCTTGATGGTCGCAACGTCCATCGCGGTGAGCCGGCCGAGCTGGTTCTGCGAGCACGGCCCGGTCTCGGCGAGTTTTGACAGCGCCGCCCATTGCGTCGGCGTGAGGTTGGTGCCGATGTCGCGGGCAAAGATCGCGCTGTGGCGCTGCCAGACCTGGCGCAGGATGAAGCCGACCTGCTCGTCGAGCACGTAGGGCGGCTTGGCCGGCTTGACACTCTTCTTGACTGCGACACTCCTCGCCATCAGCCCCTGCCCTTCCCTTAGCCCCTCACAACGAGAGATGCGCGTCGCGGATGTCCGGGCGCGCGTCGAGCTCGGCCATCGTACCACCGAAACAGATTCGGCCACGCTCGATGATATAGGCGCGATCGGAAATCAGCCGCGCGAAATGCAGATTCTGCTCGGAGACGACGATGCTGACGCCTTCCTTCTTCATGGTCAGGATCGCGTCGACCATCTGTTCGACGATCTTCGGCGACAGGCCCTCAGACGGCTCGTCGAGCAGCACCAGCGACGGATTGCCCATCAGCGTGCGGGCGATGGTCAGCATCTGCTGCTCGCCGCCGCTCATCCGCCCGCCGGGCCGGTTGCGCATCTCGCTCAGGTTCGGAAACAGCGCGAACAGCTTTTCGCGGGTCCAGTGCGGCGCGTTTGGCCGCTTCGGCTGGCGGCCGACCTCGAGATTTTCCTCGACGGTCAGATCGGTGAAGATGCGGCGTTCTTCCGGCACGTAACCGAGCCCGCCGCGCACGATCTCGTGGGTCGGGCGCGCCGAGACGTCCCTGCCCTCGAACTCGATGCGGCCGGTGCGCTGCGCGACGAGGCCGACGATGGAGCGGAACGTCGTCGATTTTCCGGCGCCGTTGCGCCCGAGTAGCGCGACGACCTCGCCCTCGCCCACCTCGAGCGCGATGTCGAACAGAATATGCGCGGGGCCGTAATAGCTGTTGAGGTCCTGAACTGCGAGCTTCATGCCGGCGATCCCTCGCGATGGCGGGCGTCGTAGACCAGGCCCTCGCCGAGATAGACCGCTTGCACCTGCGGATTGCCGCGCACGGCTTCGGGCGAGCCTTCCGCGATCAGCGTGCCGCGGTTGAGCACGATGATGCGGTCGGCGTGCTCGAACACGACGTCCATGTCGTGCTCGGTGAAGAGCACGCCGATCGACTTTTCGCGCGCGATGGTCGCGGTGAGCCGCATCAGATCGATGCGCTCGCGCGGCGCCATGCCGGCGGTCGGCTCGTCCATCAACAAAAGTTTTGGCTGGTTGGCGAGCGCGACCGCGAGCTCCAGCCGCTTGAGATCGCCATAGGCGAGCTCGCCGCAGGGACGGTCGGCATAGCCGCCCATGCCGACGAGCTCGAGGAGGCGACCGGCCTCCTCGCGCGCGACTTTTGCCGCCGAGCCCGCGAGATTGAACAGGCGCTGCTCATGCGAGATCAGCGCGACCTGCACGTTCTCGCGCACGGTCATGGTGGCGAACGTCGCCGTGATCTGGAAGGTGCGCCCCACACCCAGCCGCCAGATCTCGCGCGGCTTGCGGCCCGTGATCTCCTCGCCGAGCAGGCGGACATGGCCGGAATCGGGCCGGTTCTGGCCGTTGAGCATGTCGAAGCAGGTGCTCTTGCCCGCGCCGTTCGGGCCGATCAGCGCCAGGATTTCGCCGGCGCGAAGCTCGAACGACACGCCGCGCACGGCATGAATGCCGCCGTAGGATTTTGTCAGCCCTTCGACCGACAGCAATGTGGGTGCGACGCTCATTCGGCGGACTCGATCGGCTTGGCCAGCAAGGTTGAACCCGGTGGCGAGACGGAACGGCGCCGTTGCATCAGCATCTCCAGCGTGCCGACGATGCCCTTGGGGAAGACGACCACGATCAGCACGATGAAGCCGCCGAGCACGAGTTTTGACAGATCGGTCTGGCTGACCAGCCAGATGTTGAGCGCCTTGTAGACGATGGCGCCGATCACCGCGCCCGACACGGTTTCCACGCCGCCGAGCAGCACCATGACCAGCGCATCGACCGAGAGCGAGATGCCGAGATTATCGGGGAAGACGCTGCCCTTCAGATAGGCGAACAGCGCGCCGCCGATGCCGGCCGTCGTTCCCGCGATCACGAAGGCGGTCCACTGCATGCGCTTGGCATTGATGCCGATGGCCTCGCTGCGCAGCAGCGAGTCGCGCGTGGCGCGCAGCGCGTAGCCGAACGGCGAGAACACCGCGACGCGCAGTGCGATTGTCACCAGCGCGGCAACGCCGAGCGCCAGCCAGTAGAAGTGTGAGGGGCTCGCCGCCCACTTCTCGGGCCACAAGCCCAAGATGCCGTTGTCGCCGCCGGTGACGCTGACCCACTGGAACGCGATTGACCAGACAATCTGCGCAAAGGCCAAGGTCAGCATCGCAAAATAGACGCCGGAGAGCTGCACGGCGAAGAAACCGAACACGGCCGCGCCCGCAAGGCCCATGAGCGGCCCGAGCAACAGGCAGACGATCATCGGCAATCCCGCCATTTTGGCGAGGAACGCGATGCCGTAGGCGCCCAGGCCGAAGTAAGCGGCATGACCGAAGGATGCGAGCCCGCCGACCGACATGAGGAAGTGCAGGCTGACGGCGAAGATGACGAAGATCGCGATCTCCGAGCCGACGGTCAGCGCGTAGTTGCCGGCAAACAGCGGCAGCGCCGCCGCGACGACGAGCGCCGCGAGCGCGGCCAGGCGCTCGTTTTGCGTCAGCGGACGCCACGGGTTGACGGTGAGACCGGGTGTACGGCGTGCAGCCGCCTCGGGCTTGCCGAACAGGCCCCAGGGCCGCACGATCAGCACAACCGCCATCACCAGGAAGACCAGGATGATGGAGATTTTTGGGAAGATCAAAATGCCGAAGGCGTTGAGCTCCGACACCAGTACGGCCGCGACGAAGGCGCCGACGATGCTGCCGAGCCCGCCGATGACGACCACGACGAACACTTCGACGATGATGCGCAGGTCCATGGCGTGATGCACGGCGTCGCGCGGAATCTGCAACGCGCCGCCGAGCGCGGCAAGGAACACGCCGACCGCAAACACCGAGGTGAACAGCCATTTCTGGTTCACGCCGAGGGCTGCAACCATGTCGCGGTCCTGCGTCGCCGCGCGCACCAGCACGCCCCAGCGCGTGCGCTGGAACAGCAGCCAGAGGATTCCGAGCACGGCGGGCCCGAGCACGATCAGGAACAAATCGTAGCTCGGGATGGCCTGGCCGAAGAAATCGACCGCGCCCTTGAAACCCGGCGCACGGCGGCCGACGAGATCGTCGGGCCCCCAGATCAGGACGACGAGGTCCTGCACCATCAACGTAAGGCCGAACGTTGCGAGCAACTGGAACAGTTCGGGCACGTGATAGATGCGCCGGAGCAGCACCATCTCGACGAGGACACCGATCACGGCCACCGCGAGCGCCGCGACGACGATGCCGCCCCAGAAGCCGAACGCGCCGGAGAAGCGGTCGGTCAGCGTGAAGGCGATATAGGCGCCGATCATGTAGAAGGCGCCGTGCGCAAAGTTCACGATGCGCGTCACGCCGAAGATGATCGACAGGCCCGAGGCCACCAGGAACAGCGACGCTGCGCTGGCAAGTCCCGTGAGAAACTGTACGACGTAAAAGGCCATCTTCGGTCCGGGTTAGTGTTGCATCACCTCTCCCCGCCTGCGGGGAGAGGTCTTCGTAGGGCTTCGTAGGGTGGGTTAGCCTTGCGATTGCGCGAAGCGCAATTCGCTGGGCGTAACCCACCTCTTCTGGTTCCGCGGATGCGGACAGTGGTGGGTTACGCCTTCGGCTAACCCACCCTACGAAGAAGGAGATCAATCCTTCGGACGCATCTTCTCGACTTCGGCATCACCAGGCAGATAGTCCGACCCCTTCTTGTAAGAAGAATCCACCATCACGCCCTTGCCGTCCTTCAGCGCGGTCTTGCCGACGTAAGCACCGAGGGTCGACTGGTGGTCGATCTTGCGGAAGGTGATCTCGCCGAGCGGCGACGGCACCGAGAGGCCTTCGGCCGCGGCGATCAGCTTCTCCGGATCGGTCGAGTTGGCCTTGGCGAGGATCGCGGCGGCCGACTTGATGGTCTGGTAGCCGACGATCGAGCCGAGGCGCGGATAGTCATTGTACTTGGCCTGGTAGGCCTTGAGGAACGCATCATGCTCCGGCGTCTTGATCGAGTACCAGGGATAGCCGGTGACGATCCAGCCCTCCGGCGTCTCGTCCTTGAGCGGGTCGAGATATTCGGGCTCGCCGGTCAGGAAGGAGACGACCTCGCGTCCCTTGAACAGGCCGCGGGTGTTGCCTTCGCGCACGAGTTTGACGAGATCGGCGCCGAAGGTGACGTTGAGGATGGCCTCCGGATTGGCGGCGGCAACCGCCTGCACCACCGGACCCGCGTCGATCTTGCCCTGCGGCGGCCATTGCTCGTCGACCCACTGGATGTCCGGACGCTTCTCCGACATCAGCTTCTTGAACACGGCAACGGCGGACTGGCCGTATTCATAGTTCGGCGCGATCGTCGCCCAGCGTTTTGCCGGCAGCTTGCTGGCGGCTTCCACCAGCATCGCGGCCTGCATGTAGTTGGAGGGGCGCAGGCGGAAGGTGTATTTGTTGCCCTTCGACCAGGTGATGGCGTCCGTCAGCGGCTCGGCTGCGAGGAAGAACACTTTCTTCTGGTTGGCGAAGTCGCTGACGGCGAGGCCGATGTTGGAGAGGAACGTGCCCGCGAGCATGGCGACGCCTTCACTCGAGACCAGCTCATTCGCGGCGGTCTGTGCATCGGCCGGCTTGCCGCTGTCGTCCTTGGAGACGACGACGAGCTTCTTGCCGTTGATGCCGCCGGCAGCGTTGATCTCCTCGACCGCGAGTTGCCAGCCCTTGCGATAGGGTTCAGTGAAGGCCGGCAACAGCGAGTAGCTGTTGATCTCACCGATCTTGATCTCCTGCGCCATGGCCGACTGCGCCATGCCGCCGGCCAGAAGCGCGAACGCCGCGCCGACAAAATAGTTTCTTGCTCGCATCCCAACCTCCACTTTCAAATGATTATCGTAGACCGTCGTCGCCTTTGACTTCCGCAACCGTCAATCCGCCGACACGCGGCAGCGGACGGCCGCTGTCGGTAACGGCAACCGCGACCATGATCTCATTGGCCCGCGGCGCATCGTTGATCTGCACTTCCATTCCGTCAAAATGGCTGCGCACGAAGGCCGCGTCCTTGTGCCCCAAGGGAATGTCGAGCGTCGTGCCGGGTCCGCTGCGCTTTTTCGAGGACGGAATCAGCGCCGCACCCTTGCTCAAAACCTTGCGCACCGGCGCACCCATCTTGGGATGCAGGATTGCGGCTGCATGCTCCAGCTCGCCGTTCTCGCCGACGGCTGCGGCTTTGCCATAGCTCTGCACCTTTGCGCCATCGATGCCGAGCGCGGCCACCGCGCGCTTCGACAGGAGATCGCCGAGCTCCTCGCCGATCGCGATCAGCGGGGAAAGGTCTTCGACATATTTTCCGGCAAAGGGATTTTCGATTACGGCAATCGCAGCCGCGCGCCGCGTCGGCGGCGAAACCTGGCGGCCCATCTCCATCTGCGTCTCTTCGACGACGGTGACGATCTTGCGGATGATCGCGCTCATGGCTGCTGT from Bradyrhizobium arachidis carries:
- a CDS encoding CPBP family intramembrane glutamic endopeptidase, which produces MSEQVIDLPLPVQSQWTVVRGCFWRVLAALASGVPVTFVIAFVVSFVGAATRSASLLRATKEFWYLESLTILSIFMVSATYLYFARDGLKERLRQFPPELINGLRRPVSLLILVCVPLGLLGTVQWAMTTTQLTKNFLHDMPPIFWLTIAVLLVIVAPVAEEIFYRGYVWDRLSSIMPPWKAATISAALFLGSHLPNGILTPLLVLPLTIVLTVLRLRGVGVGVCVLAHGVYNGTIILGNVVQTYVAPLPIPS
- a CDS encoding class I SAM-dependent methyltransferase, which produces MRRTVLFSAAIDIARQTLPTPVLIWLRTQMVRNLHGTPGDVFGEIYRRNIWGYKETASGGGSTLHNTQRVREGLPGLVGDLEIHTLLDLPCGDFHWMSKIELPVSHYIGGDIVPELVERTANQYGRPDRTFRRIDLCNDPLPEADLLLCRDCFIHLSEDMIFLAIDNILRSNIRYLLTTTYPDGRNRAIRTGDFFTIDLCAPPYNFPPPIKVLDDWVPPFDRRQLALWEVESLRKILRKGASGREPAV
- a CDS encoding DUF2306 domain-containing protein, which produces MERAEPQAIAQLSGLRPRAVGLAKVVAFIIVSSVILPAGMMAIALGSGSMPLPHPLYLVLQRLPIVFPLHMIASGLALILIPCALLLRHRPPLHRLIGRFASCCILVGALSALPVALCSEASAMARAGLFVQGITWLAFAVAAVHAIRSGDVASHARRMLAVAAIASAAIWLRLVTSAATVLMLPFDEVYAVAAWMCWIVPLAIVQGWAKRPTAAYRTEFTAACSAAPSASRAP
- a CDS encoding MarR family winged helix-turn-helix transcriptional regulator; protein product: MARSVAVKKSVKPAKPPYVLDEQVGFILRQVWQRHSAIFARDIGTNLTPTQWAALSKLAETGPCSQNQLGRLTAMDVATIKGVIDRLTARGLTETSPDPEDGRRLQVSLTRAGQQLAEKVAPSALAITRETLAPLEPRERETLMALLNKLR
- a CDS encoding ABC transporter ATP-binding protein; its protein translation is MKLAVQDLNSYYGPAHILFDIALEVGEGEVVALLGRNGAGKSTTFRSIVGLVAQRTGRIEFEGRDVSARPTHEIVRGGLGYVPEERRIFTDLTVEENLEVGRQPKRPNAPHWTREKLFALFPNLSEMRNRPGGRMSGGEQQMLTIARTLMGNPSLVLLDEPSEGLSPKIVEQMVDAILTMKKEGVSIVVSEQNLHFARLISDRAYIIERGRICFGGTMAELDARPDIRDAHLSL
- a CDS encoding ABC transporter ATP-binding protein translates to MSVAPTLLSVEGLTKSYGGIHAVRGVSFELRAGEILALIGPNGAGKSTCFDMLNGQNRPDSGHVRLLGEEITGRKPREIWRLGVGRTFQITATFATMTVRENVQVALISHEQRLFNLAGSAAKVAREEAGRLLELVGMGGYADRPCGELAYGDLKRLELAVALANQPKLLLMDEPTAGMAPRERIDLMRLTATIAREKSIGVLFTEHDMDVVFEHADRIIVLNRGTLIAEGSPEAVRGNPQVQAVYLGEGLVYDARHREGSPA
- a CDS encoding ABC transporter permease; this encodes MAFYVVQFLTGLASAASLFLVASGLSIIFGVTRIVNFAHGAFYMIGAYIAFTLTDRFSGAFGFWGGIVVAALAVAVIGVLVEMVLLRRIYHVPELFQLLATFGLTLMVQDLVVLIWGPDDLVGRRAPGFKGAVDFFGQAIPSYDLFLIVLGPAVLGILWLLFQRTRWGVLVRAATQDRDMVAALGVNQKWLFTSVFAVGVFLAALGGALQIPRDAVHHAMDLRIIVEVFVVVVIGGLGSIVGAFVAAVLVSELNAFGILIFPKISIILVFLVMAVVLIVRPWGLFGKPEAAARRTPGLTVNPWRPLTQNERLAALAALVVAAALPLFAGNYALTVGSEIAIFVIFAVSLHFLMSVGGLASFGHAAYFGLGAYGIAFLAKMAGLPMIVCLLLGPLMGLAGAAVFGFFAVQLSGVYFAMLTLAFAQIVWSIAFQWVSVTGGDNGILGLWPEKWAASPSHFYWLALGVAALVTIALRVAVFSPFGYALRATRDSLLRSEAIGINAKRMQWTAFVIAGTTAGIGGALFAYLKGSVFPDNLGISLSVDALVMVLLGGVETVSGAVIGAIVYKALNIWLVSQTDLSKLVLGGFIVLIVVVFPKGIVGTLEMLMQRRRSVSPPGSTLLAKPIESAE
- a CDS encoding ABC transporter substrate-binding protein encodes the protein MRARNYFVGAAFALLAGGMAQSAMAQEIKIGEINSYSLLPAFTEPYRKGWQLAVEEINAAGGINGKKLVVVSKDDSGKPADAQTAANELVSSEGVAMLAGTFLSNIGLAVSDFANQKKVFFLAAEPLTDAITWSKGNKYTFRLRPSNYMQAAMLVEAASKLPAKRWATIAPNYEYGQSAVAVFKKLMSEKRPDIQWVDEQWPPQGKIDAGPVVQAVAAANPEAILNVTFGADLVKLVREGNTRGLFKGREVVSFLTGEPEYLDPLKDETPEGWIVTGYPWYSIKTPEHDAFLKAYQAKYNDYPRLGSIVGYQTIKSAAAILAKANSTDPEKLIAAAEGLSVPSPLGEITFRKIDHQSTLGAYVGKTALKDGKGVMVDSSYKKGSDYLPGDAEVEKMRPKD
- a CDS encoding amino acid synthesis family protein, which produces MSAIIRKIVTVVEETQMEMGRQVSPPTRRAAAIAVIENPFAGKYVEDLSPLIAIGEELGDLLSKRAVAALGIDGAKVQSYGKAAAVGENGELEHAAAILHPKMGAPVRKVLSKGAALIPSSKKRSGPGTTLDIPLGHKDAAFVRSHFDGMEVQINDAPRANEIMVAVAVTDSGRPLPRVGGLTVAEVKGDDGLR